gtagttgtatagtatgtgtatttattgtctgtgtagttgtatagtatgtgtatttattgtctgtgtagttgtatagtatgtgtatttattgtctgtgtagttgtatagtatgtgtatttattgtctgtgtagttgtatagtatgtgtatttattgtctgtgtagttgtatagtatgtgtatttattgtctgtgtagttgtatagtatgtgtatttattgtctgtgtagttgtatagtatgtgtatttattgtctgtgtagttgtatagtatgtgtatttattgtctgtgtagttgtatagtatgtgtatttattgtctgtgtagttgtatagtatgtgtatttattgtctgtgtagctgtatagtaccgtatttgtatttattgtctgtgtactGTCAATGTATGGTctatttttgatctttttagTTGTATATAAGGCGTACcatataaggcgcattaagcgaaacaaaacagtcagtcagtcaaacttcctccacttcctaccattgattcattaacgtagaatcccggtgaccggagcacccggatggaaataggttCTGTTcaggcgatcaccgcgcattgcatgccgggtagatttttattttttttatttttttttaaattcaataactttattgagacatttgttcatacatataaaacacaatatattgtatatatatatatatatgtatatatttaaattttcaagttcttatttttaagatcttaagttgatgccacgtatgctgcaatatcatctattatctttatttaatgttattctcttatttaattaatgtttcattattttatttaatgtttcattatttatttaatgtttttattatctttatttaatttttcattctctttatttaatgttttattatctttatttaatgttttattatagttatttaatgtgtgtttgtcacagtagtggttcagtgacgtaacgttatgatgttttcacggatgtttcactggacggctcatcctcctgtataccggtgtgccggattaccggtgtttttcacggtaccggtaccggtggaccgccggctcaacctcctatagctagcatagctagaggaggttgagccgccctATTattagaggagccgtcccggtagaatcccggtgaccgggaaataggttccgtattgcatgccgggtagatttttttttttttttttttttaaattcaataactttattgagacatttgttcatacatataaaacacaatatatttatatatatatatatatatgtatatatttaaattttcaagttcttatttttaagatcttaagttgatgccacgaaggctgcaatatcatctattatctttatttaatgttttattctctttatttaattaatgtttcattatctttatttaatgtttcattttctttatttaatgttttcattatctttatttttcattatctttatttaatttttattatctttatttaatgttttatcatctttatttaatgttttattatctttatttaatgtttcgtgtttgtcacagtagtggttcagtgacgtaacgttatgatgttttcacggatgtttcactggacggctcatcctcctgtataccggtgtgccggattaccggtgtttttcacggtaccggtaccgggactggaccggccggctcaacctcctatagctagcatagctagaggaggttgagccgcccgggagctagaggagccgtcccggtagaatcccggtgaccgggaaataggttccggcgatcaccgcgcattgcatgccgggtagattttttttttttttttttttttttaaattcaataactttattgagacatttgttcatacatataaaacacaatatatttatatatatatatatatgtatatatttaaattttcaagttcttatttttaagatcttaagttgatgccacgaaggctgcaatatcatctattatctttatttaatgttttattctctttatttaattaatgtttcattctctttatttaatgtttcatttttaattttatttaatgtttcattatctttatttaatgttttcatttaatctttatttaatgtttcattatctttatttaatgtttcatttattttatttatctttatttaatgttttattctctttatttaatgtttcattatctttatttaatgtttcattatctttacattctctttatttaatcttttattctctttatttaatgtttcgtgttggtcacagtagcggtgcagtgacgtaacgtcatgatgtACTGCACATGTGCCAGACATAAAGGTGATAGAAACTGTCCCGACTATTATCAACAGGTGTTAATTATTTGACATTATGAGGAGGATTAGTATAATTAGATCACACACAGATCACTTACAGATACTTATTTACTTTAGATCTATTTGAGGTATTTGTTATCACCCCTTATTGTTTAACTCCCCTCCTAATAATAGTGTGAAATAACTCCTATACAATTGTTCTACATGCCCTAAATATTCCTTGGTGTTCTAATGTATTTaaggtttttgttgtttgttgttgatctGATCTAATGAACGCATACTGTAACTTTAGTGTGTCATATATTTTTCATGGCCCTTTTGAATCACCTGGATGAAGATCTGGTTTCAACCACCTCTTGATGCTCTCCGTGGAAGAGTCAATAGGATCACACAGAGCCTACAAAGTATGCACTGAAGAGAAGGCTTCACACTCCTGATACATAAAGGACAAAACAGGACAGGGTGGTCAAGGCTATATTTCAGTGTCTGCAGACTCTGTTCTGATTTAGTATCTCTACTGGCACCGAGGATAAGGAACAGGGTAGGGAGGGGCGTGAAGGtcagaggggaggaagaagacCTTTTGTACAGAGGTGTTTACCTCCCTGCACCTAAAACCTAAATGTGCCATTACATCCCCCTGGTTGAAACCAGATCTTCATCCAGATGATTCAAAAGGGCCATGAAAAATATACagtgccagtcaaaagtttggacacaccttctcattcaactactttgaagaatctaaaatataaaacatattctggtttgttgagcatttgtttgtttaccacataattccatatgtgttccttcatagtttggatgtcttcaatattaatctacaatgtagaaaaaaataaaaaataaaaataaagaaaaaccattgaatgagaaggtgtgtccaaacttttgactggtactgtatgacaCACTAAAGTTACAGTATGCGTTCATTAGATCAGATCAAAGCAGAGCCAGATATCACAAATTAAGTGCAACAAAAACCTTAAATACATTAGAACACCAAGGAATATTTAGGGCATGTAGAACAATTGTATAGGAGTTATTTCACACTATTATTAGGAGGGGAGTTAAACAATACGGGGTGATAACAAATACCTCAAATTGATCTAAAGTAAATAAGTATCTGTAAGTGATCTGTGTGTGATCTAATTATAGTAATCCTCCTCataatgtcaaatattttaacACCTGTCGATAATAGTCGGGACAGTTTCTATCTCCTTTATGTCTGGCACATGTGCAGTACATTCATACGAGGCAGTGTGTGTTCAATTCACCCTTAATTGTGGagctgttgtattttttttggggggggggggggttatgtcTTGGTAAGGAATTTGaacctgtgttttgtttggcgttattttatgtttctgtgtcatGCACTTTGTATTAAGTGAGACCAGTAAACTCGCTGCTTCGACAGCAAACAGTAGTTGACCTTGACGCACAGTAAATGTGTGAACAGAGGtcttttgacttttcttttaatttccgCTTTACACAAGGCTCTATGCTGTATCAATCATACCAAGGTCTTTATCATCCCTCTGCAGAGAATCCCACATGCTTATCTTGCTGATTCAGATTTATGAGCAAGTATGACTTTCTCCCACAAACCCTGTGCTCATATTCATAGCATGAGGACAACAGGGTGTAGGTTCCAACAGTGGCTTTCCTGGCCCTGAAACAGCCTTTGCATGAGCTGATAAGGCTGCTACTGTAGCACTCCATGACTGTGCTGCTATTTGCCAGATCTGTCATCTGACCCAggcacccaacacacacacacacacacactgtagtcaCTCATCGCCACCACACAAAGTCATTGTGTCCCCACTCAGTGCTGTATTGTGAGCATTTATGAATATAGGCACAAATCACACAGGCTGCCTTCTCTCTGAACTTAATGCACCATGACCTCAAATGGAAACCCTCTGTGCCCAGACTGAAAAAGTGCTCACACTAACCAAGAGGAAGGTTAAATTATTGCCTTCATGTTTGGGATTTCTTTAACTTAAACTAGTCAGATATCCCTAAATGGAGATTTAAGGATGGTCTCATtgtaaaaacagaagcagatgacatttaacagaaaatagaaatctgcactgtttttttgttaaagaatTTGATTTGGGTTAAATataaagatttttcttttgttgctaAAACTGTGGAATACTCATCTCTTGCTCTTCTTCTCCAATCTGATACTGTTTGACAGAAAAACCAAAAGAGCAGCAGAACACCTGCCAGAGCATCAGGCCTCCGACATGTCAGACTGCGTTGAATCGCAGTAATGTTGAAGAGAAGGGACAGGAAGGAAACGATATGCACAGTGACACGTTGTCACTGTCTGCCCTGAAGACAAGGCTTAtgccacagaaacacacaatctTTCCCTCTGACACATGCTGAGTAAATAAAGCACGAGTATATTTCTGTCCACACATATTCAACAGGTGAAAAAGTCGACCCCGTGAATTCTTCTTACATGAAATCAGTCTATGAAAGCTGGAAAGTATAGACATCATTATATGAACCAGCAGAAACATTCTCACAACCATGTCTTACTATCACTGAGGACAATTATTTCTTACTAATAATATAATCCAATATAGTTTCATAGTAAATTTAAGGCAGTTAGACCAGGCGTGAAAATCCCATATATGCATTTGCactatttaaatatacacacatgaAATAAATCAGGCTTGCTTGTTTGGTCGTTCTTATTTTCAggcacataaatatacatattacaACAGGCTCCCAGAGCTTGGGCATTATTGTTACAATGAAGGAAGACCAGACGCTATTGACCTCTGAGGCACGGTTCTCAACTGATTTAACAGCAACTACCTCTAAAATGTCCTAAAGTCAAACACATCCGAGCCGTTAGTTCTCTGTGCtggacttgtttttttcttccattccAGTGGAAGATCCTGAGCAATGCGGGAAAGCTGAGCCACTCAGTGTGAAAATGGCGATAATCTCATTTATCAAGGTCCCATGTGGTCAGAAAATGAGCTTCTTCTTCATCACAGctgaaaataatacaaagaCTGTTGTTacaaaactttaaaagaaaaacttttttagaATACAGAGAAAAACTTGATGTACACTACATGTGCAAGTAAAACATGTCTATAATTGGCAATCCGCTAACCACTAAAGTTTACATCTAATTTTAGTATTTGGAAATCTCTCCCTAACATACTGTAGCATAGAGCATAGCGTATAGTCAACCCAGACATTTTCCAAACCACAGGAGCTGGAAAAGCTTTGAACCTCCCAGTAACACCAAGGTCCTCCTCCAGTAAAACACACCACAATCCActaaactgtatgtgtgtgtgtgtgtttgtgtgtgtgtgtgtgtgtgtgtgtgtgtgtgtgtgtgtgtgtgtgtgtgtgtgtgttttagtttgcTATATTCTGAATTTCTAACTGCAGTTAAATGAGCAGCCAACACCCTTTGAATTGCTAGGTTCAATCAAGTGCTATTCTAGATTTCTGACCGTGGTGTTCATATCCATGAGAACACAGGATCGGTTCACTGGGCTAAAATTCATACTATGCTTTATGCAAGTTTGATCTAAGTGGGATGTTCTAAAATGTCCAGCGCTTTCTAAATCTGTCCCTAACGTTTTGTGGCAGACACTTTTTAAAACCACAATCCAAACAGTTTTACCAAAATAACATTGACAGGGTTTATTTAACTTTGGGTACATCAAGGTCAAGGTGGTATTTGGTAGATTAGAGGTACATTTAgtactataatgtaatatttgttgATTACTTGTCTCCAGGCCCTCGCATTTCCTCTTGAGCCCGATTGTGTCCTTCTCCCTCAGAGCCTCAGCTGAACAGTTGGGTCGGGGGAGTTGTTGACCAGGTGTGGGACCAGGTCGATTACTGAAGTACCTCATTTTCAGAGCCTATAGAGCAACAGACAACAGTATAAACATGTCATCACCTGCTGAAGGGAGATCATGCCAAACAAACGTATACTGCAAGTATTTATGTACAAGAGTATCATCTTGTATGCGTCTATCTTTGTctataaaatatctataaatagCATAATGCTGATAATTGGAAAATGTGTAGATTAAAAGACATCATGTTCATCAAACTCACCATTAGgaaattgttttattgaaatgtttaacttttagTCTTCAGTGTCGGCACACAATTAAACATAGCACATTAATCTTATAATGTGGCAATGAGAATAGCTACTGTGCTATAGTGGTGTATTACCTGTGTAGCTGTGGTCCTCGTCGAGGGGTTAAAGGTGAACAGACCCTGTAGCAGCTCTAGTAGGTCGTCTCCAGCTGCACTAAATATATGTTCCAGTGGTGTGCCAGGAAATATTTTGAAGGACACATAATCTGGTAGACTACTCATTCCCTGCAGACACATAGGACATACAAATTACACAAGGCACTTCACTTGTGAGCAAAAACTTCCATCACtgggaaaaaacaaataccTACAGGCCATGTCTCTTCTGTAGGCGTCCCAAGAGCCTCAAAGATCTTTGTCAGCTGGTCCAGATCGGAGTCTCCAGCAAGGAATGGTATCTAAAGCAAAggagacatacagagacataAGCGAGGAACCAAAAATAAGGGCATTCCTTGTTACAGTATGAATATATCTTTGAAGTGAGGTTTGCCCACCCGAAGGAGTAACTCTGCCAAGATGCATCCTACTGCCCACATGTCGACACCCACACCATACATTCTGGCACCAAACAGGAGCTCAGGGGAGCGGTACCATCTAGGAAAGGATCAATAAACAGAGTTACTTTGTACAACTGTTAGCCAGGCATTCAGTACGCTACGCCTCCAGAGAAAAGATTAATCCTGTTGAACTAGAATGAAGTCAACAACAGCTGGGAAACCTTGAGATTCTTTAGCCAATAAGGGAAGAGATTTCCATGAGtctaacaattttttttttttttttttttttttttttttttaaatatgtgctgTCACACATGTCTTACATAACCCATGTGTTTCAAATTAGGATGAATTGAATTACTCAGTCTCAAATGTATCTCCTAATGACAagcatttaatttaatgaaattaagCACATGATGTAATTTATCTAAATTGATTTGGTTCAGGAGAATTCCGTTGAGTGAACTAAAAACACAAGGTTATGTACTTATAAGTATAAGATCTGTATTACTAACACAATAAGATGGACAAAAAGCACAGACCTGGTAACAACTTGATGTGTGTAGACTCTGTTGGGGCTGCCAAATGCTTTGGCCAAACCAAAATCAGCCAACTTCAACACTCCACTACCGTCTAACAGCAGATTATTGGGCTTCAGATCCTGTAGATacaaagcagcaaaatgtacattactgactatgtttttgtgtgtgcttgtatgtgcgtgtgcgtgtgtaagTGCTCTTACCCTGTGTAGGACCCAGTGGTGGTGCATATACTCTAATCCCTGAAGAGTCATGAGTATGTAGGCTTTGATGTTGGCTGGAGTCAGGACTAGGCTGGTGTCTTTGATGATCACCTTAAGGAAAACCAAGAGGCTTAAATAAAGTCGGATATCTgacaacacacattaaaaatcGAATTACTCCTACCAGATTAAATAAGACTAACTAAAAACAAAGGGGAAATATATCTCTGAAGACGTAGACACAGCTGCAGCCAAACTAAACAGCACAACCCAGATTGAACCTCTCACCCAGGATCTCCATTGTTCCACCAGCTCCACAATCACTGACTTCACCATACTGCTACGTAATTTTATTGGTAATAAAAGCATCGAGCATCTGTAGTTGATACGCTTATGCAGCCAAATGTAACCTTGTGGACTAAGAATAGTCTTTCAGCACCAGTAATAAGATGAGTGTCATATTTCATCctcatgtctgtctgctgcCTGTGAGACACTAATGGCATCAATGCACCGTGAGAGCCAAGAGTGGAGTGTTATTGATTTTGTCTAAAGCGTATTTATCTTGTTTTGCATCGTTCTATTAGAGTCTGATATATTGGTAGAGGGCGCCCATCTGGAGCCTTGTATGCTAAAACAAaccagaggaggaaaataaaagccTCAGTGACCTCACAGAACCACTTAATGGTTAAACGGGAGCACTCACGCCGCTATCTTCGTCATCCTGCTCATATTTTCAGTACGCTACTCTGTAGGTCATCTGACCCCACATCCCTCAAttacaagtttatttttcatatattcgCTCATTCTTTGGCCAGCTCGGCCTTTCCCAGATTGAAAGCATCAAATAAAATGCTATCAGAGTTGCCAAACACCTAAAGTTGACATTTGTTGGGAAAGAAAATTGCTAATGAAACCTAGCCTTTAAATGCTCTCTCCCTGATCTCAATTAAGTGGGAAGTAATAAAGACGGTAATTTTCATCTGGTGGCCCACTAATGAAATGCAACATAAAGCTATTTTACGACCATGAATGAGTGTTGTAAAATctccacacagagacagtgtATAGATTACCCATCAGATACCAGTGCTAAATGAATAAACTGCTGGGATTATTCTTTAATGTGCAATgaaacatcaggcttgacttaaaacattgctttccttACTCTGCAAAAcaacatgtaacaaataaatgtattgacatAAATTAGCTGaactgttatttattatttaaataatgaatcGTTCACCAGGAACTTGGCAAACAATCCTTAACGTTAACAGGAATTACAATGCAAGTGTACACAATATTAATGCTGCAACAACTTGGTCAAATCCTAAACAGGAATTAAAATGTCCAGGATatgatgttaataaatataaaccaaggattgaattgaatagatcgGCACAATTATCACCAATACCCAATCCAGCCTGATCTCCGATATTCGTGCATCCATATAAATGACAGTAAAGCTCGACTGGTTTGCCTATTTTAAGTCATAGTTAATATCGTTCCTGAAAAAGGTTATTTAAGACACACTCAGGAAATGCAAATAAGACTGTTTGAGACATGAAAGGTttcaggaaaaaacattttcaatccCTGTCAAGACAAATTATTAAGGAAATGTGAAGTGACCACAAACTCTTACAATTTAACCAAATCAAAATTAGAATGATTTCTCAATTAGTTATTGTAATGGACTTCATAATATTGTACCATGTTATTCCGGTCTATCTCTTGAAAAACCCATTCGGACAGAGAATTTCTAAAAAAAGGCTAGAAACTGTCTCACCTCCAAGTCTGTTTCCATGAAATCAAACACCAGGCTGAtgttagatttgtgtccgaAGGCATCCAGcagctaaaaacacacagaacatgacatgttattgcactcgtattagttgttgcatttactgtattcgtatcagttcgctgcacttattgaatttgtatttgtttactgcacttatcctattcgtagtagtttgtagcacttactatattcggattagtctgttgcaattattgttttcgtagtaatttgcctctgcactatacttttgctctggtttatgctttgagatgcttgtttaagaaaggagatgcacttatgacttctggtgactagtagttctcttgaatacctatgttgaatacacttcctgtaagtcgctttggataaaagcgtctgctaaatgactgtaatgtaatgtaatgtaatgtaatgttaatgtttagAGCAAATTAGAAGAATATTTACAACAACCTTGTTTTCCCCTTACAAGTAATAccataaacataataataagaacatttaaaacctgaatTAATGAATGTTTACCAACCCCAATGATGTTTGGATGATGCAGTTCCTGCAGCAGTTTGATCTCTCGAAGAGCAGTCCTATTAATACCTATTGATAAGAAATCATTAACAATCAACTGCACTGTTTggttaaaacatcaaatatgtgCAAATAAGTCAGTCAGCATATTATTACCATCTTTAGCCTCAGTTCTGTGGCCAACCTTAATCTGCcaggaaaaacagagacaaCAGCTTGGTGGTTAACCTCTGCATTGCATACAGATGCGAACAGATGTCTACATTTCATTGATTGTACCTTTTTAATGGCAACTATGGTATCAGTGGTTTTGTCCCTGGCTTTGTACACTGTGGCGAACtggagaagagaaacaaaaagcaatAAGAACAGAAACACAGCACCCAAATATCTATATTCAACCAGCACAACAGGCTGAAGCAACGAGGCTTTGTTGACATTAACAACCAGCCCACGCTTGTGTCGTGTTGTGAACATGCTTCCTGCTCAGCCAGTCAGAACAACGTGGAGATATATTGAGACAGAAATGACTGATTGTTGCCTCTTCCTACCTGACCCTCTCCCAGGAAATCCAGTTTCTCGTATCGTTTGTTTCTGGATTTCACATCATGCGCCATGGTAGCTGCCTGTCAGTATCAAGAGGACACTTCCTGTCTAGTTAAAGGTCCATGTGTTCTGTTTCCGGGTTAAAGGAGGTTTTGTATTGACCAACACCGCCACCTACCGgttcagttattattattatattcctttattgatccccatgggggaattcaagtgttgcagcagctcaactacacagacacagacaataaatacacatactatactatacaactacacagacaataaatacacatactatacaactacacagacaataaatacacatactatacaactacacagacaatacaataCTAACAatactacacatactatacacatactatacaactacacagacaataaatacacatactatacaactacacagacaataaatacacatactatacaactacacagacaataaatacacatactatacaactacacagacaataaatacacatactatacaactacacagacaataaatacacatactatacaactacacagacaataaatacacatactatactatacaactacacagacaataaatacacatacatacaactacacagacaataaatacacatactatacaactacacagacaataaatacacatactatacaactacacagacaataaatacacatactatacaactacacagacaataaatacacatactatacaactacacagacaagacaataaatacacatactatacaacaaaaaaaaaaaaaacatactatacaactacacagagaCAATTGTACACTAAATCAACTTGTATAGAAATATCATGATAcattctatttcatttttaggAATACAGTGAATTATCTTTAAACTCATTTATATTGTGGAGGCCTTGCCACAATTATTTAACTGTATAATTTAATGATGTATGTTTTCCTCGTAAACGTTATTGTTATTAACATTACTTTATTATGACGGTAACACAGAACTTTTAATACTcctacaaataataataacaataataatatgattatgattattagaATTTATGTAAAAAGTTATTTACGATCTGCTTCCTGCTCCTTCTTGGTCATGgaatgtgtaaataaagttgtgttctgattatgatttttttttctactgagagcgtaaaaaaataaaaatgataataatatataactaatattaaaatatttgccAATTTACACAGATTATTTCTAATGCTACTTAAAAAAATCTCAGTTTAAAATGGACAATTTGGTAAATTTATGTAGCAGgttcatattatattaaatgacatacagtatgtcataTAGGGTTTATTTATACGACTATAACTACAACCACTGCAAATAAGACAATTAATACTGTGAAtttaatacagtaaaaaaatcatagtgaACTTCGTATCATTTCTTAATTAATGACAGAACAAAAAACTAATCTCAATTTAGATCTTATCTGTTCTCAAAGTCCTGTAACATTTCACAGATATGATGCAATATGCGGTACTGTTTTGTTCCAGACAGTTTgcctctttttcattttttatttttgcagttaTCAGTTTGACATCGGTCTCTTGGGAGTCTCTTCTGTCAGTTAGGAAGGCTTTGTGATCCATGCACCGCTGAACACATCTCTACATCCCATCTCCATACATAGTAGATACCCTCACATCCCACAGGATTAGGCACGGCTCCTCTACTTtgaccctccctccctcacatacacatacacttacacaaacacacacacacacacacacacacacacacacacacacacacacacacacacacacacacacacacacacacacacacacacacacaaacacacaaattcacacatcACCAAGCACGCATGCACCCTTTCTATCTCTCACTGACTTCATTAGGGCCCAAGCAGTGACAAAGTCGGAGCGGAGGACcttttttatatcatatatatcttAAAGGATGTGCTTGGGCTACTGGTCAAATCTTGAAATTTGGCGCGCAAGTCAGTCGTGGCGAAGTCATGCCCATTCATATCCTGACAGCTCACAGATTTGACTGACAGGACCGTGTGTGCCCATGTAACCATGCATACAAGACAAGAGAAGCAAAGAGAAGGGACTACAGCAGTCTAAATCTTTACTGGCATTGTATCATCAACATTTAGGGATGCACAGTTGGCTTTAATGTGGAACATAACTGTCCAG
This sequence is a window from Anoplopoma fimbria isolate UVic2021 breed Golden Eagle Sablefish chromosome 13, Afim_UVic_2022, whole genome shotgun sequence. Protein-coding genes within it:
- the cdk7 gene encoding cyclin-dependent kinase 7, whose product is MAHDVKSRNKRYEKLDFLGEGQFATVYKARDKTTDTIVAIKKIKVGHRTEAKDGINRTALREIKLLQELHHPNIIGLLDAFGHKSNISLVFDFMETDLEVIIKDTSLVLTPANIKAYILMTLQGLEYMHHHWVLHRDLKPNNLLLDGSGVLKLADFGLAKAFGSPNRVYTHQVVTRWYRSPELLFGARMYGVGVDMWAVGCILAELLLRIPFLAGDSDLDQLTKIFEALGTPTEETWPGMSSLPDYVSFKIFPGTPLEHIFSAAGDDLLELLQGLFTFNPSTRTTATQALKMRYFSNRPGPTPGQQLPRPNCSAEALREKDTIGLKRKCEGLETTVMKKKLIF